The following are encoded in a window of Bradyrhizobium guangdongense genomic DNA:
- a CDS encoding hybrid sensor histidine kinase/response regulator: MRSRITTADALNDPLPETIAAERLRQHLEEIARERDNAYRALQEREAELARIQRIGRVGGLEVDFREGFKNRRSPEYLMIHGLPAEAADETHEDWVSRIHPDDRDATVKHFFDALAGASEDYTAEYRIIRPSDGQTRWIRVVAKIERDTDGRAIRLVGAHIDITDQALARETLRESEERFRLIADSAPVPIWVTKLDRTRSFANQAYVDFVGLPYEQAIAFDWRKVLHPDDLPHVLQQSAQGEASLKPFVLEARYKNAAGEWRWLRSESQPRWDPTGKHIGFIGVAHDITVAKQAEIELRKLNETLEERIAERTAELESNEARLRAILATSNQYQGLVNLEGELLYANNTALDGIKARSEDVIGKPFWETPWFTGTDGMSAAVREAFETVLKGQPVRMEMRLRLPIGERDFEFGMRPVLDRHGNITGAVPEAVDITERRRGEEALRQSQKMEAIGQLTGGVAHDFNNLLTIIRSATDFLRRRELPDERRRRYVDAISDTVERASKLTAQLLAFARRQPLKPQIFNVGSQVESVAQLVRPLVGGRIEIVVEIDDADCFTVADIAQFETALINLAINARDAMDGEGRLTISVRKVRGIPNLRAQSARSGDYVAISVADTGSGIAPENIDAIFEPFFTTKEVGKGTGLGLSQAFGFAKQSEGDIAVTSTEGQGATFTIYLPQAQSPVAEKEAAALTSEATTGRGYRVLVVEDNDDVGQFSTELLEDLGYVTRRVANANAALAILGENEFAVDLVFSDVIMPGMNGVELAGIIRERYPGLPVVLTSGYSNVLAENAHRGFELIQKPYSVESLSRILRKAITEKLSVAR; encoded by the coding sequence GTGCGCTCTCGCATCACAACGGCCGACGCCTTGAACGATCCTTTGCCCGAGACCATCGCCGCCGAACGGCTGCGCCAGCACCTCGAAGAAATCGCGCGCGAGCGCGACAATGCCTATCGTGCGCTCCAGGAGCGCGAGGCCGAGCTTGCGCGCATCCAGCGCATCGGCAGAGTCGGCGGGCTCGAGGTCGACTTCCGCGAAGGCTTCAAGAACCGCCGCTCGCCTGAATATCTGATGATCCACGGGCTGCCGGCCGAGGCCGCCGACGAGACCCATGAAGACTGGGTCAGCCGCATCCATCCTGACGACCGCGACGCCACCGTCAAACATTTCTTCGATGCGCTGGCCGGCGCCAGCGAGGACTACACCGCCGAATACCGCATTATCCGCCCCAGCGACGGCCAGACCCGCTGGATACGTGTGGTGGCAAAAATCGAGCGCGACACCGACGGCCGCGCCATCCGCCTGGTCGGCGCCCATATCGACATCACCGACCAGGCGCTCGCGCGCGAGACCCTGCGCGAGAGTGAAGAACGTTTTCGGCTGATCGCCGACAGCGCGCCGGTGCCGATCTGGGTAACGAAGCTCGACCGCACACGCTCCTTCGCCAATCAGGCTTATGTCGATTTCGTCGGCCTGCCCTATGAGCAGGCCATCGCCTTCGACTGGCGCAAGGTGCTGCATCCCGACGACCTGCCGCATGTGTTGCAGCAATCGGCGCAGGGCGAAGCTTCGCTCAAACCGTTCGTGCTGGAGGCGCGCTACAAGAATGCCGCCGGCGAATGGCGCTGGCTGCGCTCGGAATCGCAGCCGCGCTGGGATCCGACCGGCAAGCATATCGGCTTCATCGGCGTCGCCCACGACATCACCGTCGCCAAACAGGCCGAGATCGAGCTGCGCAAGCTCAACGAGACGCTGGAAGAGCGCATTGCCGAACGCACCGCCGAGCTCGAATCCAACGAGGCAAGGCTGCGCGCGATCCTGGCGACCAGCAACCAGTACCAGGGCCTGGTCAACCTCGAGGGCGAATTGCTCTACGCCAACAATACCGCGCTCGACGGCATCAAGGCGCGCAGTGAGGATGTGATCGGCAAGCCGTTCTGGGAAACGCCCTGGTTCACGGGCACAGACGGCATGAGCGCCGCCGTACGCGAGGCCTTCGAGACCGTGCTGAAAGGCCAGCCTGTGCGTATGGAGATGCGGCTGCGGCTGCCGATCGGCGAGCGCGATTTCGAGTTCGGCATGCGCCCGGTGCTCGATCGCCACGGCAACATCACCGGCGCGGTGCCCGAGGCCGTCGACATCACCGAGCGCCGCCGCGGCGAGGAAGCGCTGCGGCAGTCGCAGAAGATGGAAGCGATCGGCCAGCTCACCGGCGGCGTCGCGCACGATTTCAACAATCTCCTCACCATCATCCGCTCGGCGACCGACTTCCTGCGCCGCCGCGAGCTGCCGGACGAGCGCCGTCGCCGCTATGTCGACGCCATCTCCGATACCGTCGAGCGCGCCTCGAAGCTGACCGCCCAACTGCTGGCGTTCGCGCGTAGGCAGCCCCTGAAGCCGCAGATCTTCAACGTCGGCAGCCAGGTCGAAAGCGTGGCGCAGCTCGTACGCCCGCTGGTCGGCGGCCGCATCGAGATCGTGGTCGAGATCGACGATGCCGACTGCTTTACCGTCGCTGACATCGCGCAGTTCGAGACTGCGCTGATCAACCTCGCCATCAATGCCCGCGACGCCATGGACGGCGAAGGCCGCCTCACCATTTCGGTCCGCAAAGTCCGGGGCATCCCGAACCTGCGGGCGCAATCGGCGCGCAGCGGCGACTATGTCGCGATCTCGGTCGCCGATACCGGCAGCGGCATCGCGCCCGAAAACATCGATGCCATCTTCGAGCCGTTCTTCACCACCAAGGAGGTCGGCAAAGGCACCGGCCTCGGTCTCAGCCAGGCCTTCGGCTTCGCCAAGCAGTCCGAGGGCGACATCGCGGTAACGAGCACAGAAGGCCAAGGGGCGACCTTCACCATCTACCTGCCGCAGGCGCAGAGTCCCGTCGCCGAGAAGGAAGCCGCAGCGCTCACCAGTGAGGCCACCACCGGCCGCGGCTATCGCGTGCTCGTGGTCGAGGACAATGACGATGTCGGCCAGTTCTCGACCGAGCTCTTGGAAGACCTCGGCTATGTCACCCGCCGCGTCGCCAACGCCAATGCGGCGCTGGCCATCCTCGGCGAGAACGAATTCGCGGTCGATCTGGTGTTCTCCGACGTCATCATGCCCGGCATGAACGGCGTCGAGCTCGCCGGCATCATCCGCGAGCGCTATCCGGGCCTGCCCGTCGTCCTCACCTCCGGCTACAGCAACGTGCTCGCGGAAAACGCCCATCGCGGCTTCGAGCTGATCCAGAAGCCATATTCGGTGGAATCGCTCTCGCGTATCCTGCGCAAGGCCATCACCGAGAAACTGTCGGTGGCGCGCTAA
- a CDS encoding EamA family transporter, with the protein MKPALLSAWQTWALLSACFAALTAIFAKIGVENINPDLATFIRTIVVLLAFSMLLFVTGQFVVPSAVSAKTWLFLVLSGLATGASWLCYFRALKLGPATLVAPIDKLSVVLVALFAFAFLGERPTAQGWIGITMIGAGAVLLAVKF; encoded by the coding sequence ATGAAACCCGCCCTCCTCTCCGCCTGGCAGACCTGGGCGCTCCTCTCCGCCTGCTTCGCCGCATTGACCGCGATTTTCGCCAAGATCGGGGTCGAGAACATCAATCCGGATCTGGCGACGTTCATCCGCACCATCGTGGTCCTGCTCGCCTTCTCGATGCTGCTGTTCGTCACCGGACAGTTCGTCGTCCCCTCGGCGGTCTCCGCGAAAACATGGCTCTTCCTGGTGCTCTCGGGGCTAGCGACCGGCGCGTCGTGGCTGTGCTATTTCCGGGCGCTCAAGCTCGGGCCCGCCACGCTGGTGGCACCGATCGACAAGCTCAGCGTCGTTCTCGTTGCTCTGTTCGCCTTCGCCTTTCTCGGCGAGCGGCCGACAGCGCAGGGCTGGATCGGCATCACCATGATCGGCGCTGGCGCGGTGCTGCTAGCGGTCAAGTTTTGA
- a CDS encoding MFS transporter — protein MSSQYPDQAKRAGRALDAANFFLADVRDGLGPYLAVYLLTEQHWDEARIGVVMSIATIAGIVAQTPAGALVDAIRAKRLVMALAAVMVTLASLSLPLFPTFLPVAVSQGIAQAAAVIFPPAIAAVSLGIFGHAAFTRRIGRNETFNHAGNAVAAGLAGVSACWFGPTVVFYLLGAMAVASLVSILTIPEAVIDHDLARGLHGAESSREHEQPTGLGVLLSCRPLLVFAICTALFHLSNAAMLPLVGQKLALQDKNMGTSLMSACIVAAQLVMVPFAMLVGAKADGWGHKRFFLAALLILPIRAALYTLSDNPFWLVGVQLLDGVGAGIFGAIFPVIVADLMRNTGRFNIAQGAVITAQGIGAALSTTLAGFVVVGAGYSAAFITLGAVAAIGVIICLLALPETRHVKDGAPRPQGKTTAPASAIAAE, from the coding sequence ATGTCGAGCCAATATCCCGATCAGGCAAAGCGAGCCGGCCGCGCGCTGGATGCGGCCAACTTCTTCCTCGCCGACGTTCGCGACGGGCTCGGACCTTATCTGGCCGTCTATCTTCTTACCGAGCAGCACTGGGACGAAGCGCGCATCGGCGTGGTCATGTCGATCGCCACCATCGCCGGCATCGTGGCGCAGACGCCGGCCGGCGCACTGGTCGATGCGATCAGGGCAAAACGCCTGGTGATGGCGCTGGCTGCCGTCATGGTAACACTCGCCTCGCTGTCGCTACCCTTGTTTCCGACCTTCCTGCCGGTCGCGGTCTCGCAAGGCATTGCGCAGGCGGCCGCCGTGATTTTTCCGCCGGCAATTGCCGCGGTCTCGCTCGGCATATTTGGTCACGCGGCCTTCACCCGACGAATCGGCCGCAACGAGACGTTTAATCATGCCGGCAATGCCGTCGCCGCAGGACTCGCGGGCGTGTCCGCCTGTTGGTTCGGTCCGACCGTGGTGTTCTATTTGCTCGGCGCCATGGCGGTCGCGAGTCTCGTCAGCATCCTCACGATCCCCGAAGCCGTTATCGATCACGATCTGGCCCGTGGCCTGCACGGCGCCGAGAGCAGCCGCGAACACGAGCAGCCCACCGGCCTCGGCGTGCTCCTGAGCTGTCGGCCCCTGCTCGTCTTCGCGATCTGCACGGCGCTTTTTCACCTCTCCAACGCGGCAATGCTGCCGCTGGTCGGGCAGAAGCTGGCGCTGCAGGACAAGAACATGGGCACCAGCCTGATGTCGGCCTGCATCGTCGCGGCGCAATTGGTGATGGTGCCGTTTGCGATGCTGGTCGGCGCCAAGGCCGATGGCTGGGGCCACAAGCGATTCTTCCTCGCTGCGCTCCTGATCCTGCCGATCCGAGCCGCGCTCTATACGCTGTCGGATAATCCGTTCTGGCTGGTCGGCGTGCAGCTGCTCGATGGCGTCGGCGCCGGCATTTTCGGCGCGATCTTCCCCGTGATCGTCGCCGACCTCATGCGCAACACCGGTCGCTTCAATATCGCACAAGGCGCCGTGATCACGGCGCAGGGCATCGGCGCGGCGCTGTCGACAACCCTCGCGGGCTTTGTCGTGGTCGGCGCCGGTTACAGCGCCGCCTTCATCACGCTTGGCGCGGTTGCCGCGATCGGCGTGATCATCTGCCTCCTCGCGCTCCCCGAGACGCGACACGTCAAGGATGGCGCTCCGCGGCCGCAGGGGAAGACAACGGCGCCGGCTTCCGCTATCGCTGCCGAATGA
- a CDS encoding arsenic transporter has product MPSDAIWAWSIIVVATACVIIRPFRLPEAIWAVLGAGALVLAGFLSWRDALLGIEKGIDVYLFLIGMMLIAELARLEGLFDYLAAFAVEHAHGSPQRLFLLIYLVGTLVTVLLSNDATAIVLTPAVYAATRAAGAKPLPYLFVCAFIANAASFVLPISNPANLVVFGARMPQLGEWLRLFALPSVASIVLTYVVLRLTQHRALKEESIARSVPHPKLGRGGKLTAIGIVAIGLVLVTASALDKQLGLPTFICGVVTAAIVLLISRQSPLPVLRGVSWSVLPLVGGLFVMVEALVKTGVIGQLSALLHQAVAQSVPQAAWSVGIATAIADNIANNLPVGLVAGSVAASDHLPASVVSAILIGVDLGPNLSVTGSLATILWLVALRREKIEVGAWPFLKLGLLVTPPALIAALAAAIR; this is encoded by the coding sequence GTGCCGTCTGACGCCATCTGGGCCTGGAGCATCATCGTTGTCGCGACTGCGTGCGTCATCATCCGCCCGTTTCGCCTGCCCGAGGCGATCTGGGCCGTGCTCGGCGCCGGCGCCCTGGTGCTGGCAGGTTTCCTGTCGTGGCGGGATGCGCTGCTCGGCATCGAGAAAGGCATCGACGTCTACCTCTTCCTGATCGGCATGATGCTGATCGCCGAGCTGGCGCGGCTCGAGGGCCTGTTCGATTATCTGGCGGCGTTCGCTGTCGAACACGCACACGGTTCGCCGCAACGGCTGTTCCTGCTGATCTACCTCGTCGGCACGCTCGTCACCGTGCTGCTCTCGAACGATGCCACCGCAATCGTGCTGACGCCCGCCGTCTATGCCGCAACGCGCGCGGCCGGCGCGAAACCGCTGCCCTATCTGTTCGTCTGCGCCTTCATCGCCAATGCCGCCAGCTTCGTGCTGCCGATCTCGAACCCCGCCAATCTCGTCGTGTTCGGCGCACGCATGCCGCAGCTCGGTGAATGGCTGCGCCTGTTCGCCCTGCCGTCGGTGGCCTCGATCGTGCTGACCTACGTCGTGCTGCGTCTGACCCAGCATCGCGCGCTCAAAGAAGAGAGCATCGCGCGCAGCGTGCCGCATCCAAAGCTCGGCCGCGGCGGCAAGCTCACGGCCATCGGCATCGTCGCCATCGGTCTCGTGCTGGTCACGGCATCGGCACTCGACAAGCAATTGGGCCTGCCGACCTTCATTTGCGGCGTGGTCACGGCCGCCATCGTGCTGCTGATCAGCCGTCAATCGCCCTTGCCTGTGCTGCGCGGCGTCTCCTGGAGCGTGCTGCCGCTGGTCGGCGGCCTCTTCGTGATGGTGGAGGCGCTGGTGAAGACCGGCGTGATCGGACAGCTCAGCGCGCTGCTGCATCAAGCGGTCGCGCAATCGGTCCCGCAAGCGGCCTGGAGCGTCGGGATCGCCACCGCGATCGCCGACAACATCGCCAACAACCTGCCGGTCGGGCTCGTCGCCGGCTCGGTTGCCGCGAGCGATCATCTGCCGGCATCTGTCGTCAGCGCCATCCTGATCGGCGTCGATCTAGGGCCCAATCTGTCGGTCACAGGCTCGCTTGCGACTATTCTCTGGCTGGTCGCGCTGCGGCGGGAGAAGATCGAAGTCGGCGCCTGGCCGTTTCTCAAGCTTGGCCTCTTGGTCACACCACCTGCACTGATTGCCGCGCTCGCGGCGGCCATCCGGTAA
- a CDS encoding MFS transporter, translated as MSTMAVPQPTASEAAVRYLITNYSPKGSKVGWLMMASILVEAWDLYSIAFVLIFIKEQYNPDPLMLGLAAAGTQGGALIGALLGGWLSDKIGRRVMFLVTMVMFIVLALAQAFVPNVIWLVVIRFLLGIPLGSDISTGYTYIMESMAKGEREVMGNRWQFMFAVGEVLTIGVIVIFLLLDIHHETLWRVTLGLGAVPALIILIMRHDVPETAVWLVQKGRFREAKQVAREMFNDDLAMLPDQDQVVPKVSTRAFLADLKKDPIRWRATIYGWIACFAQGSEFSTFAFYLPVLFVMVGVSSVLGNNLVTMALFCFAAVSGWVGPLLTPKIGHRGIAIAGFSIVLASLLVAAFALYTDNKMLLPFAAAAMLWGHYWDASNCMTIPTMVAKPKYRGTASGFAYMFVKLPSFLAIFLFPSLFAAIGQANATLFVAIFPLIGLLAAIFILPEVYGYEND; from the coding sequence ATGTCAACGATGGCCGTGCCACAACCGACCGCGAGCGAAGCTGCGGTCCGCTACCTCATCACCAATTACAGTCCCAAGGGCAGCAAGGTCGGCTGGCTGATGATGGCCTCGATCCTGGTCGAGGCCTGGGATCTCTATTCGATCGCCTTCGTGCTGATCTTCATCAAGGAGCAGTACAATCCCGATCCCCTCATGCTCGGCCTTGCCGCGGCTGGCACGCAGGGCGGTGCGCTGATCGGCGCGCTGCTGGGCGGCTGGCTGTCCGACAAGATCGGCCGCCGCGTGATGTTCCTGGTGACGATGGTGATGTTCATCGTGCTGGCGCTGGCGCAGGCCTTCGTCCCCAACGTTATCTGGCTGGTCGTGATCCGCTTCCTGCTCGGCATTCCGCTCGGCTCGGACATCTCGACCGGCTACACCTACATCATGGAATCCATGGCCAAGGGTGAGCGCGAGGTCATGGGCAACCGGTGGCAGTTCATGTTCGCCGTCGGCGAGGTGCTGACCATCGGCGTCATCGTGATCTTCCTGCTGCTCGACATCCATCACGAGACGCTGTGGCGCGTGACGCTCGGCCTCGGTGCGGTGCCGGCGCTGATCATTCTGATCATGCGCCACGACGTGCCGGAGACGGCGGTGTGGCTGGTGCAGAAGGGCCGCTTCCGCGAGGCCAAGCAGGTCGCGCGCGAGATGTTCAACGATGATCTCGCCATGCTGCCGGACCAGGACCAGGTCGTGCCCAAGGTCTCGACCCGTGCCTTCCTCGCCGATCTCAAGAAGGATCCGATCCGCTGGCGCGCCACGATCTACGGCTGGATCGCCTGCTTTGCGCAAGGCAGCGAGTTCTCGACCTTCGCGTTCTATCTGCCGGTGTTGTTCGTGATGGTCGGCGTGTCGAGCGTGCTCGGCAACAATCTGGTGACGATGGCGCTGTTCTGCTTTGCGGCGGTCTCGGGCTGGGTCGGTCCGCTCCTGACGCCCAAGATTGGCCATCGCGGCATCGCCATTGCCGGCTTCTCGATCGTGCTGGCGTCGCTTCTGGTCGCGGCCTTCGCGCTCTACACCGACAACAAGATGCTGCTGCCGTTCGCGGCCGCCGCCATGCTGTGGGGGCATTACTGGGATGCGTCGAACTGCATGACGATCCCGACCATGGTCGCCAAGCCGAAATACCGCGGCACCGCCAGCGGCTTCGCCTACATGTTCGTGAAGCTGCCGTCGTTCCTGGCGATCTTCCTGTTCCCATCGCTGTTCGCTGCGATCGGGCAGGCCAATGCCACGCTGTTCGTCGCGATCTTCCCGTTGATCGGATTGCTCGCCGCCATCTTCATCCTGCCGGAAGTCTACGGCTACGAGAACGACTAG
- a CDS encoding GntR family transcriptional regulator — protein MARRKRALEVVRSDDDGEGRPSRRNRLNFFELAYQKIEELLVHCELKPGQFMTMLELQQITGFGRTPVHHAVNRLSADTLIIIRPRHGLHIAPIDLARERMLLGLRRDMERFVIRLAADRASLSHRNQALHIERVLRERRATLSLDEFNSIDRRIDALVLEAAGEPFLVHTLRPLHTLYRRIGYIHHRFMPGQADLSGTIDHHLSILNAVANRRVEDAVKASDALIDYMDEMFTGMEAGIDPRLLDCSIEPLLGA, from the coding sequence ATGGCACGGCGCAAGCGCGCGCTCGAGGTGGTGAGATCAGACGACGACGGCGAGGGCAGGCCCTCGCGGCGCAATCGTCTCAATTTCTTCGAGCTGGCCTATCAGAAGATCGAGGAGCTGCTGGTTCATTGCGAGCTCAAGCCCGGTCAGTTCATGACCATGCTGGAGCTGCAGCAGATCACGGGCTTCGGGCGCACGCCGGTGCACCACGCCGTTAACAGGCTCTCCGCCGACACGCTCATCATCATCCGTCCGCGCCACGGCCTGCATATCGCGCCGATTGATCTCGCGCGCGAGCGCATGCTGCTCGGCCTGCGCCGCGATATGGAGCGTTTTGTCATTCGCCTCGCGGCCGATCGTGCCAGCCTCTCGCATCGCAATCAGGCGCTGCACATCGAGCGGGTGCTGCGCGAGCGCCGCGCCACGTTGAGCCTCGACGAATTCAACAGCATCGACCGGCGCATCGACGCGCTGGTGCTGGAAGCAGCGGGAGAGCCGTTCCTGGTGCATACATTGCGGCCGCTGCACACCCTGTATCGCCGCATCGGCTACATCCACCACCGCTTCATGCCGGGGCAGGCCGATCTGTCAGGAACGATCGATCACCATCTCAGTATTCTCAACGCGGTCGCGAACCGCCGCGTCGAGGATGCCGTGAAGGCGAGCGACGCCCTGATCGACTACATGGACGAGATGTTCACGGGCATGGAGGCGGGGATTGATCCCCGCCTGCTCGATTGCAGCATCGAGCCGCTGCTCGGCGCGTAA
- a CDS encoding mandelate racemase/muconate lactonizing enzyme family protein, producing MKITWIETLRTEEFSNVIWVRVHTDTGLIGLGETFYGAGAVEAQIHDTFAGRLLGRNPLHIEAIHRDMLNLPMAQSSTGVEYRAASAIDIALWDLFGKVCGQPVHQMLGGLCRDKQRIYNTCAGTQYVRSTNISPVSNWNLGASKGPYEDLDGFMNRADALAESLLESGISAMKIWPFDPAAQENKGLYITAAQMKQAIEPFEKIRKAVGDKMEIMVELHSLWNLPTAKQIARALEPYKPTWYEDPIRMNSPQALAEYARSTDVWVCASETLGSRFPYKDMLDRDAMHVVMADLCWTGGLTEGRKIAAMAETYHRPFAPHDCIGPIGFIAAIHMSFSQPNTLIQESVRAFYKGWYNELVTTMPVIKDGYVFPMEGPGLGVDLLPAVFERSDLIARRSNA from the coding sequence GTGAAGATCACGTGGATCGAGACGCTGCGAACCGAGGAATTCTCCAATGTCATCTGGGTGCGCGTTCACACAGATACGGGTTTGATCGGCCTCGGTGAGACGTTCTACGGTGCCGGCGCAGTCGAAGCACAAATCCACGACACCTTTGCCGGCCGCCTGCTCGGCCGTAATCCGCTGCATATAGAAGCCATCCACCGCGACATGCTGAACCTGCCGATGGCGCAGTCCTCGACCGGTGTCGAATATCGCGCGGCATCCGCCATCGACATCGCGCTGTGGGACCTGTTCGGCAAGGTCTGCGGCCAGCCAGTGCACCAGATGCTGGGCGGCCTCTGCCGCGACAAGCAGCGCATCTACAACACCTGCGCCGGCACGCAATATGTCCGCTCCACCAACATCAGCCCGGTCTCGAACTGGAATCTCGGGGCGTCCAAAGGGCCCTACGAAGACCTCGACGGCTTCATGAACCGCGCCGACGCGCTCGCCGAAAGCCTGCTGGAGAGCGGCATTAGCGCGATGAAGATCTGGCCGTTCGATCCCGCGGCCCAGGAAAACAAAGGACTCTACATCACCGCTGCTCAAATGAAGCAGGCGATCGAGCCGTTCGAGAAGATCCGCAAGGCCGTCGGCGACAAGATGGAGATCATGGTCGAGCTCCATTCGTTGTGGAATCTGCCGACCGCCAAACAGATCGCCCGCGCTCTCGAGCCCTACAAGCCGACCTGGTACGAAGACCCGATCCGTATGAACTCGCCGCAGGCGCTGGCCGAATATGCCCGCTCGACCGACGTCTGGGTCTGCGCCAGCGAGACGCTGGGCTCGCGCTTCCCCTACAAGGACATGCTCGACCGCGACGCCATGCACGTGGTGATGGCGGATCTGTGCTGGACCGGCGGCCTCACCGAAGGCCGCAAGATCGCGGCCATGGCCGAGACCTACCACCGGCCCTTCGCGCCGCATGATTGCATCGGCCCGATCGGCTTCATCGCCGCCATCCACATGTCGTTCAGCCAACCCAACACGCTGATCCAGGAATCGGTGCGCGCCTTCTACAAGGGCTGGTACAATGAACTCGTCACCACGATGCCCGTGATCAAGGACGGTTATGTCTTCCCGATGGAAGGTCCCGGCCTTGGCGTCGACCTTCTGCCCGCCGTATTCGAGCGCTCCGATCTGATCGCGCGCCGCTCCAACGCTTGA
- a CDS encoding SDR family oxidoreductase has product MSTALFDLSGRTALVTGSSRGLGRAIAEGLAKAGAKIIINGVDPKRVEQAVAEFRAAGHQAEGAAFNVTDEPSIVAAFNEFDKKGIAVDILVNNAGIQHRKPLVEFTTDEWRKVIETDLTSAFVIGREAGKRMIPRKHGKIINIGSLGSELARPTIAPYTAAKGGIKNLTRSMAVEWAQHGIQANAIGPGYMLTDMNEALVNNTEFNTWLMGRIPSKRWGKPDELVGAAIFLASDASTYVNGQIIYVDGGMIAAM; this is encoded by the coding sequence ATGAGCACTGCCCTCTTCGACCTTTCCGGCCGCACCGCGCTCGTGACCGGCTCCTCCCGCGGGCTCGGCCGCGCAATCGCCGAAGGTCTGGCCAAGGCCGGCGCAAAAATCATCATCAATGGCGTCGACCCTAAGCGCGTCGAGCAGGCCGTCGCCGAGTTTCGCGCCGCCGGCCATCAGGCCGAAGGCGCCGCCTTCAACGTCACCGACGAGCCCTCGATCGTCGCGGCCTTCAACGAATTCGACAAGAAGGGCATCGCCGTCGACATCCTCGTCAACAATGCCGGCATCCAGCATCGCAAGCCGCTGGTCGAGTTCACCACCGACGAATGGCGCAAGGTGATCGAGACCGATCTCACCAGCGCGTTCGTGATCGGCCGCGAGGCCGGCAAGCGCATGATCCCGCGCAAGCACGGCAAGATCATCAATATCGGCTCGCTCGGCAGCGAACTGGCGCGCCCGACGATCGCGCCCTACACCGCGGCCAAGGGCGGCATCAAGAATCTGACCCGCTCGATGGCGGTGGAATGGGCGCAGCACGGCATCCAGGCCAACGCGATCGGCCCGGGCTACATGCTGACCGACATGAACGAGGCGCTGGTCAACAACACCGAATTCAACACTTGGCTGATGGGCCGCATCCCCTCCAAGCGCTGGGGCAAGCCGGACGAACTGGTGGGCGCGGCGATCTTCCTGGCGTCGGATGCCTCGACCTACGTCAACGGCCAGATCATCTATGTCGATGGCGGCATGATCGCCGCGATGTGA
- a CDS encoding L-idonate 5-dehydrogenase has protein sequence MRAVVIHAPKDLRIDDCPDPAPGPGEVRVKIANGGICGSDLHYYHHGGFGVVRIQQPMALGHEIAGVVAAVGDGVTNVKAGTRIAVNPSKPCGQCLHCQEGMRNQCLDMRFLGSAMRFPHVQGGFREFITVDATQAVPIADKLSLAEAAVAEPLAVCLHAGKQAGPLLGKRVLITGCGPIGALMILVSRFGGASEIVVTDIAEAPLAAARKLGASHAINVTADAAALEPWRAGKGVFDTLFEASGNQAALRTALDVLRPGATLVQLGLGGEMTLPINSIVAKELQLRGTFRFDPEFELAVRLMGDGLIDVKPLITATMRFENAVAAFELASDRSQSMKVQLTF, from the coding sequence ATGCGCGCCGTCGTCATTCACGCCCCCAAGGATCTGCGGATCGACGATTGTCCCGATCCTGCGCCAGGCCCGGGCGAGGTCCGCGTCAAGATTGCCAACGGCGGCATCTGCGGCTCCGACCTGCATTACTACCATCACGGCGGTTTCGGCGTGGTCCGAATCCAGCAGCCGATGGCGTTGGGGCATGAGATCGCCGGCGTGGTCGCGGCGGTTGGTGACGGGGTTACCAACGTAAAGGCTGGCACGCGCATTGCGGTCAATCCGAGCAAGCCGTGCGGCCAGTGCCTGCATTGCCAGGAAGGCATGCGCAACCAGTGCCTCGACATGCGCTTCCTCGGCAGCGCGATGCGCTTTCCCCATGTGCAGGGCGGCTTCCGCGAGTTCATCACGGTCGATGCCACACAGGCCGTGCCGATTGCCGACAAACTGTCGCTGGCGGAAGCCGCCGTCGCCGAGCCGCTCGCCGTTTGCTTGCATGCCGGCAAGCAGGCCGGCCCCTTGCTCGGCAAGCGCGTGCTGATCACCGGCTGCGGTCCGATCGGCGCCCTGATGATCCTGGTCTCGCGCTTCGGCGGTGCGTCCGAGATCGTGGTGACCGATATCGCCGAGGCGCCGCTCGCGGCAGCCAGGAAGCTCGGCGCAAGCCACGCCATCAATGTCACGGCCGATGCCGCCGCGCTCGAGCCCTGGCGCGCCGGCAAGGGCGTGTTCGACACGCTCTTCGAAGCCTCTGGTAACCAGGCTGCGCTCCGCACCGCGCTCGACGTGCTCCGCCCCGGCGCAACACTGGTACAGCTCGGCCTCGGCGGCGAGATGACGCTGCCGATCAATTCCATCGTCGCCAAGGAATTGCAGCTCCGCGGCACCTTCCGCTTCGATCCCGAATTCGAGCTCGCCGTGCGGCTGATGGGCGACGGCCTGATCGACGTCAAACCGTTGATCACGGCCACCATGCGGTTCGAGAACGCGGTCGCCGCGTTTGAACTCGCCAGCGACCGCTCGCAGTCGATGAAGGTGCAGCTGACGTTCTAA